From the genome of Alteromonas stellipolaris:
TTAAGGCGTTGTTTAGCACCTGCGGTTAAACGTGTATCTCCTCGCTTTAGCGCAATCACAAACTCTTCTTGGGCAGTCACCAGCGCGGGCGAATAAAGCGTATATAATTTTTGCCCTTGGCTAACAGCTTCACCTTCCGTCTTAATAAATAGCTTATCAATCCAACCCTCTACTCTGGGGTGAATATGCACTAAGTAGTCTTCGTTGTAGGTAACATTTCCCACAGCGTTGAAGGTCAAATCCAGCTTTCCTCGTTTTACCGTGGTAAATTTAACGCCCATATTTTGCTGTACCTGAGGCGAAATTCTCACCTCTCCATCATCACGTTTTTCGCTGCTACCCGATGCTGCAAATACTGGTACTAAATCCATACCCATAGGAGACTTACCCGGTTTGTCTCGGCGATAAGCATCATCCATTGGCGCAACCCAATAAAGGGGCGTTTTATTATTTGATTTATTATCACCGTTGGTAGCCAACGCTTCAACACCGGAATTGCCATGTATATGTGTATTCCAAACAAACACAGCTGCTGCACCACCAAGTAACCCGACTATAAGAATAAATAACGTCTTCATTGTTGCGCTCCTATAGCTGCGGTTGTGTGGGTGTCTCTTTTTGAATCTATGTTTGAACCAGCAACTGGAGTTGCAGCTGATTGGTGGGTGTCCATGTTTGAATTTGTATGACTGTCCACGTAAGTGATTAGTTGTTCACTGTTTAAATTAGAGGTTTGAAGTGGGTGTCCATAACCGAATTGATAGCTGAATAAGGGGTGCGTTTGCCTGTTTAAGGTATGGGTGTCTTTAATTTGTGGCGCGTTTATTAGGCGGCCTAATGTGTGGGTGTCCATATTTGAATCTAAATGGGTGTCTTTAGGTTTTTCTTTTACTAGCGGATAATACAGATAAGCGAGTTCGGCTAAATTTTTTGCTATGTCAACATGAAGTGCTAGCGCATCTAACTTTGCTGAAATGTGCGATATACGTGCACGCATTACGCCATCAAATGTGCCCTTATCGGCCATGTAAGCATTAAGCACGGATTCGGCTAAACTCTCTGACTGTGCAAGCAATGCGGTATCAAATAACTGCTGCCTAGCAATTAAGCTGACAAGCTGTGCTTCACTTGCTTCGGCAAGGGCTGCTAATCGTCTCACTTCTAGTCGTCGCTGTGTGGATGTCACCCCTAACCTTGCCGCTGATGCCGATACATTGGCATCTTGCCGCTTACTGCTAAACAAAGGTAAATCAACTTGGACACCCACACTAATAAAGTCAGCTTGGCTCATGCCATTCTGGGCATCTTGCCGATATCCGTAGGCGGCTTCGAAAGCCCACATAGGTTTGGTTTGCTCTTTCGCAAGACTCAATTTCTGTGTGGCGACTAACTCGTCTTTGGCAAGCAATTGCACAGAAGGGTGAGCGTCAATAATATTTAGTAAGTCACTTTCTTTAACCTGCCTAGCGAAGGATGTATTAAAAGGATATATGTCGTGATGATTGAGCGTTTCGGGCACAGAAAAACTAACTTCATTAGAGAAATCGAACCACCTCGACAACTTCGCCAACGCCACCGATGCGGTTTGCTGTTGCTGCAAAAGTGTATCTTCTAGGCGTAAGCGCTCAAGGCGTATTTGAATGATATCTTGTTGCTGCGTGCCACCCACACCACTTCGGTATGACGATTCAACCATTTCGAGCAGTTGCACTGTCGACTGCATCTCTTCACGCAATAAGGTTACGGTTTGTTCCGCTTGATACCACGCCAACCAATCCATCGACACTTCTCGCAACAACCACGCTCGCCTAGCCGCTCTTTTCACCGGTTCTTTTTGGGCTTGTTCAATAGCGATGGCTCGGGAAAGGCTGGCAGAATCTCCTCTTGGCATAGCTTGTCGAATACCCAGTTTCAACTGAGTCATGGGCTCTTGATTAAATGAAAACCCATCTGTTGGCACGCTTTGCAGTGTAGTGGTGATAGTAGGGTTATCCCAGCTATCAGCCGCATCACTGTCGTGGTGATACGCAGCCTCTTCAAGTTTGCTGCCTTGAAAATAAACGTCTTGGTTGAGCGCGAGCTGTTGTGCCTCTTGAAGGCTAAGGGTAGTAGCGAAGGAAGGCGCTCCCACCAAAAATATCAGTATTCCTAGCCAAGCGCGCGGAAGGTAACCAGTTCGAGCGCGACCTTGGATTAGGCAAGTAAAAATCATACCCAGATTAAAATTAAACATGCGAAAACCACATTAATTCCCCTGTGCACCAAGGGAATAAAAAGAAAAACGTGGGTGCTATATGCGCCCGCCAGATACAACTATCCTGCGAAAGCGAATTTAGGTGGGCGAAATTGGGTGTTGGGTATAGTGTGAGGGGCTTGGGAGTTTACAAAAAGCACCAAAGGAGCATGAGCAATAACCGCTACCGAGACTTCATTATTTATTACTGCATAAACAGCGGCGCATACGCCTGCAGGGCATTGACACTGAACGTCGCAGCACGAATCAGGTGTGTCACCGTGCATGCTATGTTCCATTGATTTCACAGCTTCTCTAGGAGCGCTTGAGACGCTATGAGTGGCGTGGTCATTTTTTGCGGTTGATTGAATGCTTGAAGGCGTAATTAAGTCGCTTGTCGAAGCGTGACTAGCTGAATGGCACCCACTAGCACTAAATTGCATCGTT
Proteins encoded in this window:
- a CDS encoding TolC family protein — its product is MFNFNLGMIFTCLIQGRARTGYLPRAWLGILIFLVGAPSFATTLSLQEAQQLALNQDVYFQGSKLEEAAYHHDSDAADSWDNPTITTTLQSVPTDGFSFNQEPMTQLKLGIRQAMPRGDSASLSRAIAIEQAQKEPVKRAARRAWLLREVSMDWLAWYQAEQTVTLLREEMQSTVQLLEMVESSYRSGVGGTQQQDIIQIRLERLRLEDTLLQQQQTASVALAKLSRWFDFSNEVSFSVPETLNHHDIYPFNTSFARQVKESDLLNIIDAHPSVQLLAKDELVATQKLSLAKEQTKPMWAFEAAYGYRQDAQNGMSQADFISVGVQVDLPLFSSKRQDANVSASAARLGVTSTQRRLEVRRLAALAEASEAQLVSLIARQQLFDTALLAQSESLAESVLNAYMADKGTFDGVMRARISHISAKLDALALHVDIAKNLAELAYLYYPLVKEKPKDTHLDSNMDTHTLGRLINAPQIKDTHTLNRQTHPLFSYQFGYGHPLQTSNLNSEQLITYVDSHTNSNMDTHQSAATPVAGSNIDSKRDTHTTAAIGAQQ